One window of Syngnathus acus chromosome 16, fSynAcu1.2, whole genome shotgun sequence genomic DNA carries:
- the LOC119136420 gene encoding DENN domain-containing protein 4B-like isoform X5, protein MTEDKCPQLLDYFVVAGLDPAGPWRPLAQAAGRRGAEPVTDLAVIARSLGEDVPQGFTCIDKSLGGHSAELSAGLINNPRLYLCYRRGLHKPPLLELGVLYEGKEQPKVGWNVIETTPYSRSANLSSAAGPAAHRVFLTYRRAADERGPHSLAITDISVLLPGKGEVAPHTFSRVDKSLNTGMWGPAVFVCFKRAVAKANALLYEAALLSRYPACDRDAFPLPESVPVFCLPMGVALESWPADAKYRLPVFSTFVLTSASGDKVYGAAIQFYEAFPREALSEHQSVRLGLLSVLDRRPVPERSLQAKKSICVLSHWPFFDVFQKFLTFVYRYSVSGPHVLPLEKHISSFMHNVPFPSPQRPRILVQLSPNDNLLLCQPVSSPLPLSGASFLKLLQNLGPANACTLLLAVLVEHKVLLHSLRPDVLTAVAEALVSMTFPLRWLCPYIPLCPLQMAEVLLAPVPFIVGVHSSYFDLHCPPADVVCVDLDTNTLFQSDDKKLLSWRSLPRKLAKTLLGALGNLHKTLEQICSPGQEEATLEFLLTDFDQTYRRQKQLEADIQEAFLRFMSVLLRGYRAFLLPITQPSSATATDCSSLFNLQGFLKSRERTQQKFYCQLTRTQMFTQFIEECSFVSDRHACLEFFDECVQKVDVDKPEDVRLVEVDESHCGERTVFIMPPEQPTQDDGSECPARYSYDTFPALRAELFDRPLDRLYVPAKGSAPSSPAPRRTKQELKVAQRRAQSCCGSPDMWCKCLLGHMYALWFICLPTFVRAQSTKVPALHAAFDVLKDTESRKVLLPDEVCYRILMQLCGQYGQPVLAVRVLLEMKKAGVTPNTITYGYYNKAVLESKWPSANRGGRLLWAKLRNVLLAIALFRQPVKMRRRARAVPEERWPHPHLPLIRQASWSGLSESSSHESLTGSLAKSSSLSSIKTPAQTTSNGKWGRCRGSVSGKPPPGPPAGVLVRRSDICLSGFYTAAENNSDWEAGARLGRAASACETASVDENDNKVSPSGRGLAGRLQRLLTPTRHRAAVRRAASVDERRPSGPAPASTSGRRLSEQRRSRKSQVAETLLKAKERLAGATSESSLSLGSDAEPADTPWLPRHSWDANQDVAGMEVLMSSCSRCRACGCLVYDEEIMAGWTPDDSNLNSRCPFCAASFVPFLNARVRDLQLHGSSEDRGKIAARPPDEHPATPWCNGVGDNSASESDVVAVAYVSPLVLRKELESLLDHEGEAVLGQPQFLESHCIIFWNLLWFFQRLGLPSHLLRLLGEPAQGSCVRVRLQWDTLTHDPDAWPPLYVLWRLHSGGPVRGSHWRRHNHPFTLAFLEEVLRCVGMNEIHKAVTLFLDTVDEARRHAHSAAPPLRRSVYRELLFLTLAAMGQDHAGAFDKKYKVAYLRLSGQLGKDELRQRRAQPPSARALDCRRSFQPPLQC, encoded by the exons ATGACGGAGGACAAATGCCCGCAGCTGCTGGACTACTTTGTGGTAGCGGGTCTGGACCCGGCGGGACCCTGGCGGCCTCTGGCACAGGCGGCGGGCCGCCGGGGGGCGGAGCCCGTGACTGATCTGGCGGTGATCGCCCGCAGCCTGGGCGAGGATGTGCCACAGGGATTCACCTGCATTGACAAGTCGCTGGGCGGCCACTCGGCCGAGCTGAGCGCCGGCCTCATCAACAACCCGCGCCTCTACCTCTGCTACAGGAGGGGCCTCCACAAGCCCCCCCTCCTCGAGCTCGG GGTGTTGTACGAGGGAAAGGAACAGCCCAAGGTGGGCTGGAACGTGATCGAGACCACGCCCTACAGCCGCTCGGCCAACCTGAGCTCCGCTGCGGGCCCGGCGGCGCACCGCGTCTTCTTGACGTACCGCCGAGCGGCGGACGAGCGAGGCCCGCACTCACTGGCTATAACCGACATCAGCGTGCTGCTGCCCGGCAAGGGTGAGGTGGCGCCGCACACCTTCAGCCGCGTGGACAAGAGCCTCAACACGGGCATG TGGGGTCCGgccgtgtttgtgtgcttcaAGCGGGCAGTGGCCAAAGCCAACGCACTGCTTTACGAAGCGG CGCTGCTGAGCCGCTACCCTGCCTGTGACCGGGATGCCTTCCCGCTGCCCGAGTCGGTGCCTGTCTTCTGCCTCCCCATGGGTGTGGCTCTGGAGAGCTGGCCTGCCGACGCCAAGTACCGGCTGCCCGTCTTCTCCACCTTCGTGCTCACCTCGGCCAGCGGCGACAAG GTGTACGGCGCGGCCATCCAATTCTACGAGGCATTCCCTCGGGAGGCGCTGTCTGAGCACCAGAGCGTGCGCCTGGGCCTGCTGAGTGTGCTGGACCGCCGGCCTGTCCCTGAGCGCAGCCTGCAGGCCAAGAAGAGCATCTGCGTGCTCTCGCACTGGCCCTTCTTTGACGTCTTCCAGAAGTTCCTCACCTTTGTCTACCGATACTCTGTCTCCGGACCGCATGTGCTGCCCCTGGAGAA GCACATCTCCAGCTTCATGCACAACGTTCCCTTCCCGTCCCCTCAGCGGCCTCGCATCCTGGTTCAG CTTTCGCCGAATGACAACCTTCTCCTGTGCCAACCTGTTTCCTCGCCGCTGCCCCTCAG CGGCGCAAGCTTCCTGAAGCTCCTGCAGAACCTGGGCCCGGCCAATGCCTGCACGCTGCTGCTAGCCGTGCTGGTGGAGCACAAAGTCCTGCTGCATTCGCTGCGGCCCGACGTCCTGACGGCCGTGGCCGAGGCGCTTGTTTCG ATGACCTTCCCGCTACGCTGGCTGTGCCCCTACATCCCGCTGTGCCCACTCCAGATGGCCGAAGTGCTACTAGCGCCCGTGCCCTTCATCGTGGGCGTGCACTCCAGCTACTTTGACCTCCACTGCCCTCCCGCCGACGTGGTCTGTGTCGACCTGGACACCAACACGCTCTTCCA GTCAGACGACAAGAAGCTGTTGTCATGGCGATCGTTACCCAGAAAGCTGGCCAAGACGCTGTTGGGTGCCCTGGGCAACCTGCACAAGACACTGGAGCAGA TTTGCTCTCCGGGCCAGGAGGAGGCCACGCTGGAGTTCCTGCTGACGGACTTTGACCAGACATACCGTCGGCAGAAGCAGCTGGAGGCCGACATCCAGGAAGCCTTCCTGCGCTTCATGAGCGTGCTGCTGCGTGGTTACCGCGCCTTCCTGCTGCCCATCACACAGCCGTCCTCTGCCACCGCCACCGACTGCAGCTCCCTCTTCAACCTGCAGG GCTTCCTGAAGTCTCGCGAGCGTACCCAGCAGAAGTTCTACTGCCAGCTGACGCGCACGCAGATGTTCACGCAGTTCATCGAGGAGTGCTCCTTCGTCAGCGACCGCCACGCCTGCCTCGAGTTCTTCGATGAGTGCGTGCAAAAG GTGGACGTGGACAAGCCGGAGGATGTCCGCCTGGTGGAAGTGGACGAGAGCCACTGCGGCGAGCGCACCGTCTTCATCATGCCGCCCGAGCAGCCCACCCAAGACGACGGCTCAGAGTGCCCGGCCCGCTACAG TTACGACACCTTCCCAGCCTTGAGGGCAGAGCTCTTTGACCGCCCGCTGGACCGACTGTACGTCCCCGCCAAAGGCAGCGCGCCCAGTAGCCCCGCCCCGAGACGCACCAAACAG GAGTTGAAGGTGGCACAGCGGCGTGCGCAGAGCTGCTGCGGCTCGCCCGACATGTGGTGCAAGTGTCTGCTGGGTCACATGTACGCCCTCTGGTTCATCTGCCTGCCCACCTTTGTGCGCGCCCAGAGCACCAAGGTGCCTGCCCTCCATGCCGCCTTCGACGTCCTCAAGGACACAGAGAGCAGGAAGGTGCTGCTGCCTGACGAG GTGTGTTACAGAATCCTGATGCAGCTGTGCGGCCAGTACGGTCAGCCTGTGCTTGCCGTGCGCGTCCTCCTGGAGATGAAGAAAGCGGgcgtcacacccaacaccatCACGTACGGATACTACAACAAG GCCGTCCTGGAGAGCAAATGGCCGTCGGCCAATCGGGGCGGGCGCTTGCTTTGGGCCAAGCTGAGGAACGTGCTGCTGGCCATTGCCCTCTTTAGGCAGCCAGTCAAAATGCGCCGCCGCGCCCGAG CCGTTCCGGAAGAGCGCTGGCCCCACCCTCACTTGCCTCTGATTCGTCAAGCCAGCTGGAGCGGCCTGAGCGAAAGCTCCAGTCATGAATCTCTGACGGGATCCCTCGCCAAGAGCAGCAGCCTGAGCAGCATCAAGACGCCTGCACAAA CCACAAGCAACGGGAAGTGGGGCCGCTGCCGTGGCAGCGTATCCGGCAAGCCCCCCCCGGGGCCCCCCGCTGGGGTCCTGGTACGTCGCAGCGACATCTGCTTGTCCGGCTTCTACACCGCTGCCGAGAACAACAGCGACTGGGAGGCGGGGGCCAGGTTGGGAAG AGCGGCGAGCGCGTGCGAGACGGCGTCGGTGGACGAGAATGACAACAAAGTGTCGCCGTCGGGCCGAGGCCTGGCGGGGCGGCTGCAACGGCTCCTGACGCCCACACGGCACCGGGCGGCGGTCCGCCGCGCTGCCAGCGTGGACGAGCGACGGCCCAGCGGGCCAGCACCCGCCTCAACTTCGGGACGCCGGCTCTCCGAGCAGCGCCGGTCCAGGAAGTCGCAGGTGGCAGAAACGCTGCTGAAAGCCAAAGAGCGCCTCGCCGGCGCCACCTCGGAG AGCTCGCTCTCGCTGGGCAGTGACGCTGAGCCAGCGGACACACCCTGGCTGCCGCGCCACTCCTGGGACGCCAATCAAGATGTGGCAGGGATGGAG GTTCTGATGTCGAGCTGCTCGCGGTGCCGGGCGTGCGGCTGCCTGGTGTACGATGAGGAGATCATGGCGGGATGGACGCCCGACGACTCCAACCTCAACTCCCGCTGCCCCTTTTGCGCCGCCTCCTTTGTGCCCTTCCTCAACGCCCGCGTCCGCGACCTCCAACTCCACGGCAG CAGCGAGGACAGGGGCAAGATCGCCGCCCGGCCGCCCGACGAACATCCGGCAACCCCGTGGTGTAACGGCGTGGGTGACAACTCGGCCTCTGAGAGTGACGTG gtGGCGGTGGCATACGTGAGTCCACTGGTGCTGCGCAAGGAGCTGGAAAGCCTCCTGGACCACGAGGGCGAGGCGGTGCTGGGTCAGCCGCAGTTCCTGGAGAGCCACTGCATCATCTTCTGGAACCTTCTGTGGTTCTTCCAGCGCCTTGGCCTGCCCAGCCACCTGCTACGTCTCCTTGGCGAGCCGGCACAG GGCTCGTGTGTTCGCGTGAGGCTCCAGTGGGACACCCTGACCCACGACCCCGACGCGTGGCCGCCCCTCTACGTGCTGTGGCGTCTTCACA GCGGCGGGCCTGTGCGCGGCTCCCACTGGCGGCGCCACAACCACCCTTTCACACTGGCCTTCCTGGAGGAGGTCCTGCGCTGTGTGGGCATGAATGAAATCCACAAAGCTGTCACGCTCTTCCTCGACACCGTCGACGAGGCACGCCGCCATGCCCACTCTGCTGCTCCGCCGCTCCGCAG GAGCGTGTACCGGGAGTTGCTGTTCCTGACGCTGGCGGCGATGGGCCAGGATCACGCGG GCGCTTTCGACAAGAAGTACAAAGTGGCGTACTTGCGGCTGAGTGGCCAGCTGGGCAAAGACGAGCTGCGCCAGAGGCGAGCTCAGCCTCCCAGCGCCAGAGCCCTCGACTGCAGACGGAGCTTCCAGCCGCCGCTCCAGTGCTGA
- the LOC119136420 gene encoding DENN domain-containing protein 4B-like isoform X1, translating into MRANFSIIIITIIVCVTRVVHAMLCLGGCAGAMTEDKCPQLLDYFVVAGLDPAGPWRPLAQAAGRRGAEPVTDLAVIARSLGEDVPQGFTCIDKSLGGHSAELSAGLINNPRLYLCYRRGLHKPPLLELGVLYEGKEQPKVGWNVIETTPYSRSANLSSAAGPAAHRVFLTYRRAADERGPHSLAITDISVLLPGKGEVAPHTFSRVDKSLNTGMWGPAVFVCFKRAVAKANALLYEAALLSRYPACDRDAFPLPESVPVFCLPMGVALESWPADAKYRLPVFSTFVLTSASGDKVYGAAIQFYEAFPREALSEHQSVRLGLLSVLDRRPVPERSLQAKKSICVLSHWPFFDVFQKFLTFVYRYSVSGPHVLPLEKHISSFMHNVPFPSPQRPRILVQLSPNDNLLLCQPVSSPLPLSGASFLKLLQNLGPANACTLLLAVLVEHKVLLHSLRPDVLTAVAEALVSMTFPLRWLCPYIPLCPLQMAEVLLAPVPFIVGVHSSYFDLHCPPADVVCVDLDTNTLFQSDDKKLLSWRSLPRKLAKTLLGALGNLHKTLEQICSPGQEEATLEFLLTDFDQTYRRQKQLEADIQEAFLRFMSVLLRGYRAFLLPITQPSSATATDCSSLFNLQGFLKSRERTQQKFYCQLTRTQMFTQFIEECSFVSDRHACLEFFDECVQKVDVDKPEDVRLVEVDESHCGERTVFIMPPEQPTQDDGSECPARYSYDTFPALRAELFDRPLDRLYVPAKGSAPSSPAPRRTKQELKVAQRRAQSCCGSPDMWCKCLLGHMYALWFICLPTFVRAQSTKVPALHAAFDVLKDTESRKVLLPDEVCYRILMQLCGQYGQPVLAVRVLLEMKKAGVTPNTITYGYYNKAVLESKWPSANRGGRLLWAKLRNVLLAIALFRQPVKMRRRARAVPEERWPHPHLPLIRQASWSGLSESSSHESLTGSLAKSSSLSSIKTPAQTTSNGKWGRCRGSVSGKPPPGPPAGVLVRRSDICLSGFYTAAENNSDWEAGARLGRAASACETASVDENDNKVSPSGRGLAGRLQRLLTPTRHRAAVRRAASVDERRPSGPAPASTSGRRLSEQRRSRKSQVAETLLKAKERLAGATSESSLSLGSDAEPADTPWLPRHSWDANQDVAGMEVLMSSCSRCRACGCLVYDEEIMAGWTPDDSNLNSRCPFCAASFVPFLNARVRDLQLHGSSEDRGKIAARPPDEHPATPWCNGVGDNSASESDVVAVAYVSPLVLRKELESLLDHEGEAVLGQPQFLESHCIIFWNLLWFFQRLGLPSHLLRLLGEPAQGSCVRVRLQWDTLTHDPDAWPPLYVLWRLHSGGPVRGSHWRRHNHPFTLAFLEEVLRCVGMNEIHKAVTLFLDTVDEARRHAHSAAPPLRRSVYRELLFLTLAAMGQDHAGAFDKKYKVAYLRLSGQLGKDELRQRRAQPPSARALDCRRSFQPPLQC; encoded by the exons ATGCGCGCGAACttctccatcatcatcatcaccatcatcgtGTGTGTGACACGAGtagtccacgcgatgctgtgtTT AGGAGGCTGCGCCGGCGCCATGACGGAGGACAAATGCCCGCAGCTGCTGGACTACTTTGTGGTAGCGGGTCTGGACCCGGCGGGACCCTGGCGGCCTCTGGCACAGGCGGCGGGCCGCCGGGGGGCGGAGCCCGTGACTGATCTGGCGGTGATCGCCCGCAGCCTGGGCGAGGATGTGCCACAGGGATTCACCTGCATTGACAAGTCGCTGGGCGGCCACTCGGCCGAGCTGAGCGCCGGCCTCATCAACAACCCGCGCCTCTACCTCTGCTACAGGAGGGGCCTCCACAAGCCCCCCCTCCTCGAGCTCGG GGTGTTGTACGAGGGAAAGGAACAGCCCAAGGTGGGCTGGAACGTGATCGAGACCACGCCCTACAGCCGCTCGGCCAACCTGAGCTCCGCTGCGGGCCCGGCGGCGCACCGCGTCTTCTTGACGTACCGCCGAGCGGCGGACGAGCGAGGCCCGCACTCACTGGCTATAACCGACATCAGCGTGCTGCTGCCCGGCAAGGGTGAGGTGGCGCCGCACACCTTCAGCCGCGTGGACAAGAGCCTCAACACGGGCATG TGGGGTCCGgccgtgtttgtgtgcttcaAGCGGGCAGTGGCCAAAGCCAACGCACTGCTTTACGAAGCGG CGCTGCTGAGCCGCTACCCTGCCTGTGACCGGGATGCCTTCCCGCTGCCCGAGTCGGTGCCTGTCTTCTGCCTCCCCATGGGTGTGGCTCTGGAGAGCTGGCCTGCCGACGCCAAGTACCGGCTGCCCGTCTTCTCCACCTTCGTGCTCACCTCGGCCAGCGGCGACAAG GTGTACGGCGCGGCCATCCAATTCTACGAGGCATTCCCTCGGGAGGCGCTGTCTGAGCACCAGAGCGTGCGCCTGGGCCTGCTGAGTGTGCTGGACCGCCGGCCTGTCCCTGAGCGCAGCCTGCAGGCCAAGAAGAGCATCTGCGTGCTCTCGCACTGGCCCTTCTTTGACGTCTTCCAGAAGTTCCTCACCTTTGTCTACCGATACTCTGTCTCCGGACCGCATGTGCTGCCCCTGGAGAA GCACATCTCCAGCTTCATGCACAACGTTCCCTTCCCGTCCCCTCAGCGGCCTCGCATCCTGGTTCAG CTTTCGCCGAATGACAACCTTCTCCTGTGCCAACCTGTTTCCTCGCCGCTGCCCCTCAG CGGCGCAAGCTTCCTGAAGCTCCTGCAGAACCTGGGCCCGGCCAATGCCTGCACGCTGCTGCTAGCCGTGCTGGTGGAGCACAAAGTCCTGCTGCATTCGCTGCGGCCCGACGTCCTGACGGCCGTGGCCGAGGCGCTTGTTTCG ATGACCTTCCCGCTACGCTGGCTGTGCCCCTACATCCCGCTGTGCCCACTCCAGATGGCCGAAGTGCTACTAGCGCCCGTGCCCTTCATCGTGGGCGTGCACTCCAGCTACTTTGACCTCCACTGCCCTCCCGCCGACGTGGTCTGTGTCGACCTGGACACCAACACGCTCTTCCA GTCAGACGACAAGAAGCTGTTGTCATGGCGATCGTTACCCAGAAAGCTGGCCAAGACGCTGTTGGGTGCCCTGGGCAACCTGCACAAGACACTGGAGCAGA TTTGCTCTCCGGGCCAGGAGGAGGCCACGCTGGAGTTCCTGCTGACGGACTTTGACCAGACATACCGTCGGCAGAAGCAGCTGGAGGCCGACATCCAGGAAGCCTTCCTGCGCTTCATGAGCGTGCTGCTGCGTGGTTACCGCGCCTTCCTGCTGCCCATCACACAGCCGTCCTCTGCCACCGCCACCGACTGCAGCTCCCTCTTCAACCTGCAGG GCTTCCTGAAGTCTCGCGAGCGTACCCAGCAGAAGTTCTACTGCCAGCTGACGCGCACGCAGATGTTCACGCAGTTCATCGAGGAGTGCTCCTTCGTCAGCGACCGCCACGCCTGCCTCGAGTTCTTCGATGAGTGCGTGCAAAAG GTGGACGTGGACAAGCCGGAGGATGTCCGCCTGGTGGAAGTGGACGAGAGCCACTGCGGCGAGCGCACCGTCTTCATCATGCCGCCCGAGCAGCCCACCCAAGACGACGGCTCAGAGTGCCCGGCCCGCTACAG TTACGACACCTTCCCAGCCTTGAGGGCAGAGCTCTTTGACCGCCCGCTGGACCGACTGTACGTCCCCGCCAAAGGCAGCGCGCCCAGTAGCCCCGCCCCGAGACGCACCAAACAG GAGTTGAAGGTGGCACAGCGGCGTGCGCAGAGCTGCTGCGGCTCGCCCGACATGTGGTGCAAGTGTCTGCTGGGTCACATGTACGCCCTCTGGTTCATCTGCCTGCCCACCTTTGTGCGCGCCCAGAGCACCAAGGTGCCTGCCCTCCATGCCGCCTTCGACGTCCTCAAGGACACAGAGAGCAGGAAGGTGCTGCTGCCTGACGAG GTGTGTTACAGAATCCTGATGCAGCTGTGCGGCCAGTACGGTCAGCCTGTGCTTGCCGTGCGCGTCCTCCTGGAGATGAAGAAAGCGGgcgtcacacccaacaccatCACGTACGGATACTACAACAAG GCCGTCCTGGAGAGCAAATGGCCGTCGGCCAATCGGGGCGGGCGCTTGCTTTGGGCCAAGCTGAGGAACGTGCTGCTGGCCATTGCCCTCTTTAGGCAGCCAGTCAAAATGCGCCGCCGCGCCCGAG CCGTTCCGGAAGAGCGCTGGCCCCACCCTCACTTGCCTCTGATTCGTCAAGCCAGCTGGAGCGGCCTGAGCGAAAGCTCCAGTCATGAATCTCTGACGGGATCCCTCGCCAAGAGCAGCAGCCTGAGCAGCATCAAGACGCCTGCACAAA CCACAAGCAACGGGAAGTGGGGCCGCTGCCGTGGCAGCGTATCCGGCAAGCCCCCCCCGGGGCCCCCCGCTGGGGTCCTGGTACGTCGCAGCGACATCTGCTTGTCCGGCTTCTACACCGCTGCCGAGAACAACAGCGACTGGGAGGCGGGGGCCAGGTTGGGAAG AGCGGCGAGCGCGTGCGAGACGGCGTCGGTGGACGAGAATGACAACAAAGTGTCGCCGTCGGGCCGAGGCCTGGCGGGGCGGCTGCAACGGCTCCTGACGCCCACACGGCACCGGGCGGCGGTCCGCCGCGCTGCCAGCGTGGACGAGCGACGGCCCAGCGGGCCAGCACCCGCCTCAACTTCGGGACGCCGGCTCTCCGAGCAGCGCCGGTCCAGGAAGTCGCAGGTGGCAGAAACGCTGCTGAAAGCCAAAGAGCGCCTCGCCGGCGCCACCTCGGAG AGCTCGCTCTCGCTGGGCAGTGACGCTGAGCCAGCGGACACACCCTGGCTGCCGCGCCACTCCTGGGACGCCAATCAAGATGTGGCAGGGATGGAG GTTCTGATGTCGAGCTGCTCGCGGTGCCGGGCGTGCGGCTGCCTGGTGTACGATGAGGAGATCATGGCGGGATGGACGCCCGACGACTCCAACCTCAACTCCCGCTGCCCCTTTTGCGCCGCCTCCTTTGTGCCCTTCCTCAACGCCCGCGTCCGCGACCTCCAACTCCACGGCAG CAGCGAGGACAGGGGCAAGATCGCCGCCCGGCCGCCCGACGAACATCCGGCAACCCCGTGGTGTAACGGCGTGGGTGACAACTCGGCCTCTGAGAGTGACGTG gtGGCGGTGGCATACGTGAGTCCACTGGTGCTGCGCAAGGAGCTGGAAAGCCTCCTGGACCACGAGGGCGAGGCGGTGCTGGGTCAGCCGCAGTTCCTGGAGAGCCACTGCATCATCTTCTGGAACCTTCTGTGGTTCTTCCAGCGCCTTGGCCTGCCCAGCCACCTGCTACGTCTCCTTGGCGAGCCGGCACAG GGCTCGTGTGTTCGCGTGAGGCTCCAGTGGGACACCCTGACCCACGACCCCGACGCGTGGCCGCCCCTCTACGTGCTGTGGCGTCTTCACA GCGGCGGGCCTGTGCGCGGCTCCCACTGGCGGCGCCACAACCACCCTTTCACACTGGCCTTCCTGGAGGAGGTCCTGCGCTGTGTGGGCATGAATGAAATCCACAAAGCTGTCACGCTCTTCCTCGACACCGTCGACGAGGCACGCCGCCATGCCCACTCTGCTGCTCCGCCGCTCCGCAG GAGCGTGTACCGGGAGTTGCTGTTCCTGACGCTGGCGGCGATGGGCCAGGATCACGCGG GCGCTTTCGACAAGAAGTACAAAGTGGCGTACTTGCGGCTGAGTGGCCAGCTGGGCAAAGACGAGCTGCGCCAGAGGCGAGCTCAGCCTCCCAGCGCCAGAGCCCTCGACTGCAGACGGAGCTTCCAGCCGCCGCTCCAGTGCTGA